Proteins co-encoded in one Prosthecobacter debontii genomic window:
- a CDS encoding helix-turn-helix domain-containing protein, translating into MATLSLDLRERIVKAYDQGEGTQPEIARRFDVSLGMVKKLLQQRRKTGCIKARHHRAGRKKTIVAEHRIAIRQHLKAKP; encoded by the coding sequence ATGGCCACTCTTTCTCTGGATTTACGTGAACGTATCGTCAAAGCCTATGATCAAGGCGAGGGCACTCAACCCGAGATCGCTCGCCGCTTCGATGTGTCTTTAGGCATGGTCAAAAAGCTTCTTCAGCAGCGCCGCAAGACCGGTTGTATCAAAGCACGTCATCATCGCGCCGGACGCAAGAAAACCATTGTCGCCGAGCATCGCATCGCCATCCGCCAGCATCTCAAGGCCAAGCCTG
- a CDS encoding GreA/GreB family elongation factor, with protein sequence MNKTAVVSAIVEALGQELAALTRGARASFAAATDPDSRAENKYDTRTLEASYVARGQAQRVAELQEAVHQFQVLSRQPPAVMDRVGLGSLVTLDGQHLHFIGPGAGGTEIQVEGQEILLITPASPLGQKLMGKKAGDHVEVRPGLTFQVSAIL encoded by the coding sequence ATGAACAAAACCGCTGTCGTCTCCGCCATTGTCGAGGCTCTAGGCCAGGAACTCGCTGCACTGACGCGCGGGGCTCGTGCCTCCTTTGCCGCCGCCACCGATCCCGACAGCCGCGCGGAGAATAAGTATGACACCCGCACCCTGGAGGCCTCCTACGTGGCCCGGGGCCAGGCCCAGCGCGTGGCGGAACTCCAAGAGGCCGTGCACCAGTTCCAGGTTCTCTCTCGGCAGCCTCCAGCCGTCATGGACAGGGTCGGCCTCGGCTCCCTCGTCACCCTGGACGGCCAGCATCTGCACTTCATCGGCCCAGGGGCAGGGGGCACCGAGATTCAGGTGGAGGGCCAGGAGATCCTCCTCATCACACCCGCCTCGCCGCTGGGGCAAAAGCTCATGGGAAAAAAAGCCGGTGACCATGTTGAAGTCCGCCCGGGCCTCACCTTCCAGGTCTCTGCCATTCTTTGA
- a CDS encoding metallophosphoesterase family protein, protein MRILAIGDIHGCSIALRTLLDVVQPGSDDILVTLGDYVDRGPDSKGVLDTLISLEKTTQLKPLIGNHEILFLDAITEQLDAEAWLRVGGRETMQSYVAEGQTPTWADVPAAHIEFLKERGLRYWETEQHIFVHANANSVYPLSEQSDDWLFWTRFDDSFPHVSGKTMICGHTAQKDGVPGLRPRAICLDTWAYGEGWLTCMDVATGEFVQANQLGQIKRLSLADLDLLSYQLPTQIIKPS, encoded by the coding sequence ATGCGAATCCTGGCTATCGGAGACATCCACGGCTGCTCCATCGCTCTCCGAACACTGCTGGATGTGGTGCAACCTGGGAGCGATGACATACTCGTCACTCTAGGCGACTATGTGGACCGAGGCCCCGACTCCAAAGGAGTTTTGGACACATTGATCAGCCTTGAAAAAACCACACAGCTCAAGCCTCTTATTGGGAACCACGAGATTCTCTTTCTCGATGCAATCACCGAGCAGCTCGATGCCGAGGCGTGGCTCAGAGTCGGCGGACGCGAGACGATGCAGTCTTATGTGGCTGAGGGTCAAACGCCCACCTGGGCAGATGTGCCAGCAGCGCATATTGAATTTCTCAAGGAACGCGGCCTGCGATACTGGGAAACAGAACAGCACATCTTCGTCCATGCCAATGCCAATTCAGTCTATCCGCTCAGCGAGCAAAGCGACGATTGGCTGTTTTGGACACGCTTCGATGACAGCTTCCCCCATGTGTCAGGTAAGACGATGATTTGCGGCCATACCGCTCAAAAAGACGGTGTGCCGGGCTTACGCCCACGGGCTATTTGCCTGGACACCTGGGCCTATGGTGAGGGCTGGCTGACTTGCATGGATGTGGCAACGGGAGAGTTTGTTCAGGCCAACCAACTTGGGCAAATCAAACGACTTTCCTTGGCTGATCTAGACTTGTTATCCTACCAGTTACCAACTCAAATCATCAAACCCAGTTAG
- a CDS encoding uracil-DNA glycosylase family protein — translation MSTSARLIQAARDLNEGLLAVNFEPPTAYVYRPLDYARAPHELYLSRYGEGQKRVVFVGMNPGPFGMTQTGVPFGEIAAVRDWMKIEAPVGKPDKEHPKRKVTGFACKNSEVSGRRLWGLFAQRFGSPESFFQEHFVANYCPLVFMEEGGRNRTPDKLPAHETEAMEALCDKHLRDVITILEPEWVIGIGGFAEERALRAQESLKGKAQFKVGRVLHPSPASPLANRDWAGEATRQLIKLGIWKAA, via the coding sequence ATGTCCACTTCAGCTCGACTCATCCAAGCAGCCCGAGATCTCAATGAGGGACTCCTGGCGGTCAATTTCGAACCTCCGACGGCCTATGTGTATCGGCCGCTCGATTATGCCCGCGCTCCTCATGAACTTTACCTGAGCCGTTATGGTGAGGGGCAAAAGCGCGTCGTCTTTGTGGGGATGAATCCGGGGCCCTTTGGGATGACTCAGACCGGCGTGCCTTTCGGCGAAATTGCTGCCGTGCGAGATTGGATGAAGATTGAAGCTCCGGTCGGGAAGCCCGACAAAGAACACCCGAAGCGTAAGGTTACTGGCTTCGCCTGCAAAAACTCCGAGGTGAGTGGACGCCGTCTCTGGGGGCTTTTTGCCCAGCGTTTTGGAAGTCCTGAGAGCTTCTTTCAGGAACACTTCGTCGCCAACTATTGCCCGCTGGTTTTCATGGAAGAAGGTGGCCGGAATCGAACCCCGGACAAACTGCCAGCTCATGAGACCGAAGCCATGGAAGCTCTCTGCGATAAGCATTTGAGAGACGTCATTACGATCTTAGAGCCCGAATGGGTGATCGGGATCGGTGGCTTTGCGGAAGAGCGTGCCTTGCGTGCCCAAGAGAGCTTAAAGGGTAAGGCGCAGTTCAAAGTGGGGCGTGTTCTCCATCCGAGTCCCGCGAGTCCATTGGCCAATCGCGATTGGGCAGGGGAGGCAACCCGACAACTGATTAAGCTAGGAATTTGGAAAGCAGCCTAA
- the hemB gene encoding porphobilinogen synthase translates to MNLPIRPRRNRQSPAIRDLVRETVLTPGNLIYPLFLQDGSDNTPISAMPGCQRWCVEDLVKEAGEAHALGIPAVVLFPRIPDELKTSGAEESYNDEGLVPRAIKALKAAHPTLMVITDVALDPYNSDGHDGLVATDGRILNDETVEVLCQQALCHARAGADIVAPSDMMDGRVEALREALDDAGFTQVSIMSYTAKYASAYYGPFRGALDSAPKAGDKKTYQMDPANALEALREASLDEAEGADILMVKPAGPYLDIITRLRDATTLPIAAYQVSGEYLMIKAGAAAGWLDEDKVVMESLLGIRRAGANMILTYFAKKVAAVL, encoded by the coding sequence ATGAATTTACCCATCCGTCCGCGTCGTAACCGACAGTCTCCCGCCATTCGCGATCTCGTTCGCGAGACGGTTTTGACGCCAGGAAACCTGATCTATCCGCTGTTCCTACAGGATGGGAGTGACAACACGCCCATCAGTGCCATGCCGGGCTGCCAGCGCTGGTGTGTGGAGGATCTGGTCAAGGAAGCGGGTGAAGCTCACGCGTTGGGCATTCCTGCCGTGGTCTTGTTTCCACGCATCCCTGACGAGCTCAAGACGTCTGGAGCCGAAGAGTCTTATAACGATGAAGGGTTGGTGCCTCGTGCCATCAAAGCTCTGAAAGCAGCCCATCCAACCTTGATGGTCATTACCGATGTAGCGCTCGATCCGTACAACAGTGATGGGCATGACGGATTGGTGGCCACCGATGGGCGTATCCTCAATGACGAGACCGTCGAGGTTCTCTGTCAGCAAGCCCTCTGCCATGCCCGAGCCGGTGCGGATATCGTCGCTCCTAGCGACATGATGGATGGCCGTGTCGAAGCGCTGCGTGAAGCCCTGGACGATGCAGGATTCACTCAAGTCTCCATCATGAGTTACACGGCCAAGTATGCCAGCGCCTACTATGGTCCGTTTCGCGGAGCTTTGGACTCAGCTCCGAAAGCTGGGGACAAGAAAACCTATCAGATGGATCCGGCCAACGCTCTGGAAGCTCTGCGCGAAGCCTCCTTGGATGAAGCGGAAGGGGCCGATATCTTGATGGTCAAACCAGCAGGTCCTTACCTGGATATCATCACGCGTCTGCGCGACGCCACTACCCTGCCGATTGCCGCGTATCAGGTCAGTGGTGAATACCTCATGATCAAAGCCGGAGCCGCCGCTGGCTGGTTGGATGAAGACAAAGTCGTGATGGAATCGCTGCTGGGCATCCGTCGCGCCGGTGCCAACATGATCCTCACTTACTTCGCCAAAAAAGTCGCCGCTGTCCTGTAA